The Amycolatopsis viridis genome window below encodes:
- a CDS encoding DUF3662 and FHA domain-containing protein has protein sequence MGRVERFDRRLESLVGNTFARMFGGNVVTQEVAQALEREGEDNVRELAGGRLLAPNHYIVSLGPADHDRMAGDELRVTRVLTEAVREHLAEHGWDTYGDVVVSLERNDALHTGQFKTRSSVDPDVSARTVAGSGRSARPSNAGDPAMSQPPGYGQGQYDQGDPYGQQGQYGYGQQGQPGYDQGYGQPAQPGYDQGYGQHQGGYDQGGYGQQGQPGYEQGGYGQPPQPGYDQGYGQPPQPGYDQGYGQHPGGYDQGYGQPAQPGYDQGYGQPPQPGYDQGGYGQPQGYGTPPGGYGPPQGAPDPYAQQGYAPPPAAPGAGRQVQAVLQLDDGSNRNYTLKQGGNVIGRGQDADFRLPDTGVSRRHLEITWDGQSATLADIGSTNGTTVNGTPVQTWQLADGDVIRVGHSSLVFRTQG, from the coding sequence GTGGGTCGCGTTGAGCGCTTCGATCGACGCCTGGAATCCCTGGTGGGCAACACCTTCGCACGCATGTTCGGCGGGAACGTCGTCACGCAAGAGGTGGCGCAGGCCCTGGAACGCGAAGGGGAGGACAACGTCCGTGAGCTGGCCGGTGGCAGGCTGCTCGCTCCGAACCACTACATCGTGTCCCTGGGGCCGGCGGACCACGACCGGATGGCCGGCGACGAGTTGCGCGTCACCCGGGTGCTCACGGAGGCCGTCCGGGAGCACCTCGCCGAACACGGCTGGGACACCTATGGTGACGTCGTAGTTTCGCTCGAGCGCAACGACGCGCTGCATACTGGACAATTCAAGACCCGTTCATCCGTCGACCCCGACGTCAGCGCGCGTACTGTCGCGGGTTCAGGACGGTCAGCACGACCCAGCAACGCAGGAGACCCAGCAATGAGCCAGCCTCCCGGCTACGGCCAAGGCCAATACGACCAGGGTGACCCGTACGGCCAGCAGGGCCAGTACGGCTACGGACAGCAGGGACAGCCCGGGTACGACCAGGGTTACGGGCAGCCGGCGCAGCCGGGTTACGACCAGGGTTACGGCCAGCACCAGGGCGGGTACGACCAGGGCGGCTACGGACAGCAGGGACAGCCCGGGTACGAGCAGGGTGGCTACGGGCAGCCGCCGCAGCCGGGTTACGACCAGGGTTACGGCCAGCCGCCGCAGCCGGGCTACGACCAGGGCTACGGGCAGCACCCGGGCGGGTACGACCAGGGTTACGGGCAGCCGGCGCAACCGGGTTACGACCAGGGCTACGGCCAGCCGCCGCAGCCGGGCTACGACCAGGGCGGCTACGGGCAGCCGCAGGGCTACGGCACGCCGCCCGGTGGCTACGGTCCCCCGCAGGGCGCACCGGACCCGTACGCGCAGCAGGGCTACGCCCCGCCGCCCGCCGCGCCCGGCGCCGGCCGTCAGGTACAGGCTGTCCTGCAGCTCGACGACGGCTCGAACCGGAACTACACGCTCAAGCAGGGCGGCAACGTCATCGGCCGCGGCCAGGACGCCGACTTCCGCCTGCCGGACACCGGTGTCTCCCGCCGCCACCTGGAGATCACCTGGGACGGCCAGAGCGCGACGCTCGCCGACATCGGCTCCACCAACGGCACCACGGTCAACGGCACCCCGGTGCAGACGTGGCAGCTCGCCGACGGTGACGTGATCCGGGTCGGGCACTCCTCGCTGGTGTTCCGCACGCAGGGCTGA
- a CDS encoding FHA domain-containing protein FhaB/FipA, whose amino-acid sequence MPELVVQLTRVGFLVLLWLFVLAALRVVRSDLYAASGLKVAMPGLRRAKEQKKPRGGAKTPRQLLVTHGALAGTRIALDGRPITIGRADDSTLVLDDDYASTRHARLSLRGADWYVEDLGSTNGTYLDRAKVTAPLRVPLGVPIRIGKTVIELRP is encoded by the coding sequence GTGCCGGAGCTGGTCGTTCAACTCACCAGAGTGGGCTTTCTCGTGCTGCTCTGGCTGTTCGTGCTGGCCGCCCTTCGGGTGGTGCGCTCGGATCTGTACGCGGCGTCGGGCCTGAAGGTGGCGATGCCGGGCCTGCGCCGGGCGAAGGAGCAGAAGAAGCCGCGGGGCGGCGCCAAGACGCCTCGCCAGCTGCTCGTCACCCACGGGGCGCTGGCCGGGACGCGGATCGCGCTGGACGGCAGACCGATCACGATCGGCCGCGCCGACGACTCGACGCTGGTGCTGGACGACGACTACGCCTCGACCCGGCACGCTCGGCTGTCGCTGCGCGGCGCGGACTGGTACGTGGAAGATCTGGGATCGACCAACGGCACTTATCTGGACCGGGCTAAGGTCACTGCACCCCTCCGAGTTCCACTCGGTGTCCCCATCCGGATCGGCAAGACGGTGATCGAGCTTCGCCCATGA
- a CDS encoding PP2C family protein-serine/threonine phosphatase produces MTLVLRYAARSDRGLVRSSNQDSVYAGPRLLALADGMGGHAAGEVASKVVIASLAPLDDDEPGDDLLSMLRDAVAGGNAAISELVANDPDLDGMGTTLTAMLFSGSRLGMVHVGDSRAYLYRNGQLTQITRDDSFVNELLEQGRITADQAATHPQRSLLLKALTGHEVEPSLTVREARAGDRYLLCSDGLSGMVSDETLAEAIRIPDPQDCADRMIELALKGGGTDNVTVIVADVVDVEYGENAPIVGGAAGDGSDQYDHQGDSPAARARALTQPPPPPPQMIVPPEEPRKRRKWRWVVGILLVLVVLGAGAIATRYFVLSQYYVGEGAGGEVAIFRGVPGSILGIPLHQQAEGSCPAGDQMCDKLTVPQLQQDAQAAVRNGVKKDSLADARDYIDNFLRFKTLRDCAQPTVPGVTTSQQPGRDCATTTVPGGGG; encoded by the coding sequence ATGACACTCGTTCTTCGCTACGCGGCCCGCAGTGACCGTGGCCTGGTGCGGTCGAGCAACCAGGACTCGGTGTACGCAGGGCCCCGCCTGCTCGCGCTCGCCGACGGCATGGGTGGCCATGCTGCGGGCGAGGTGGCCAGCAAGGTCGTGATCGCTTCCCTCGCCCCGCTCGACGACGACGAGCCGGGCGACGACCTGCTGAGCATGCTGAGAGACGCGGTGGCCGGCGGTAACGCGGCCATCAGCGAGCTGGTGGCGAACGACCCCGACCTCGACGGGATGGGCACCACCCTCACCGCGATGTTGTTCTCGGGCTCCCGCCTGGGCATGGTGCACGTCGGTGACTCGCGGGCCTACCTGTACCGCAACGGCCAGCTGACCCAGATCACCCGTGACGACAGCTTCGTCAACGAGCTGCTCGAGCAGGGCCGCATCACCGCCGATCAGGCCGCGACCCACCCGCAGCGGTCGCTGCTGCTCAAGGCGCTCACCGGGCACGAGGTGGAGCCGAGCCTGACCGTGCGCGAGGCGCGCGCCGGCGACCGGTACCTGCTGTGCTCCGACGGTCTGTCCGGGATGGTCAGCGACGAGACCCTGGCCGAGGCCATCCGCATCCCGGACCCGCAGGACTGCGCCGACCGGATGATCGAGCTGGCGCTCAAGGGCGGCGGCACCGACAACGTGACGGTCATCGTCGCGGACGTGGTGGACGTCGAGTACGGCGAGAACGCCCCCATCGTGGGCGGCGCCGCCGGTGACGGCAGCGACCAGTACGACCACCAGGGCGATTCCCCCGCGGCCCGTGCCAGGGCACTGACCCAGCCGCCCCCGCCGCCACCGCAGATGATCGTGCCGCCGGAGGAGCCGAGGAAGCGCCGCAAGTGGCGCTGGGTCGTCGGCATCCTGCTGGTCCTGGTCGTGCTCGGCGCGGGTGCCATCGCCACCCGCTACTTCGTGCTGAGCCAGTACTACGTCGGCGAGGGCGCGGGCGGCGAGGTGGCGATCTTCCGCGGCGTGCCCGGCAGCATCCTGGGCATTCCGCTGCACCAGCAGGCCGAGGGTTCGTGCCCGGCCGGTGACCAGATGTGCGACAAGCTCACCGTGCCGCAACTGCAACAGGACGCGCAGGCGGCGGTGCGCAACGGCGTGAAGAAGGACAGTTTGGCCGACGCCCGCGACTACATCGACAACTTCCTGCGGTTCAAGACGTTGCGGGATTGCGCGCAGCCCACCGTTCCCGGGGTGACGACGAGCCAGCAGCCGGGGAGGGACTGCGCGACGACGACGGTGCCAGGAGGCGGTGGCTGA
- a CDS encoding FtsW/RodA/SpoVE family cell cycle protein: MSQPPLPDPAAAVYASNPPRELPTRRGTELAMLGFAAFIVTCAFVLVQANQEQELSWSIVWYGLAYLGLFAIAHAAVRRWAAYADPLILPSVALLNGLGLVMIYRIDLAMAERATKASRDFTAAAPKQVLFTALALALFLAVLIMVRDHRTLSRYGYTAGLIGMVALALPALLPSSLSEVNGAKVWLKLPGLSIQPAEFSKILLMIFFASFLVAKRDLFMIAGRKVLGVELPRARDLGPLLIAAAVCLLVLVFEKDLGTSLLIFGIVLVMLYVATERAIWVVTGLAFFVVGCLIAYQLFTHVEQRVANWIDPLATYSNQGGGYQIAQGLFGLGTGGVGGTGLGAGRPDIVPEANTDFITAGLGEELGFIGLAAILMIYLLLATRGMRSALAVRDTFGKLLGCGLSFAIVMQVFVIVGGVTKLIPMTGITTPFLSYGGSSLLANYILVALLLRISDAARRPAQRARPKQPPQQAPLAEANTVMVNRPPAGGNQAGEPTA; this comes from the coding sequence ATGAGCCAGCCACCACTGCCGGATCCGGCAGCCGCCGTCTACGCCAGCAACCCGCCGCGGGAACTGCCCACCAGGCGCGGCACCGAGCTGGCCATGCTCGGTTTCGCCGCGTTCATCGTGACTTGCGCGTTCGTGCTCGTGCAGGCGAACCAGGAACAGGAGCTGTCCTGGTCGATCGTCTGGTACGGCCTGGCGTACCTGGGTCTCTTCGCGATCGCCCACGCCGCCGTGCGCCGGTGGGCGGCCTACGCCGATCCACTGATCCTGCCGTCCGTGGCGCTGCTCAACGGACTGGGCCTGGTGATGATCTACCGGATCGACCTGGCGATGGCCGAGCGGGCGACGAAGGCCAGCCGCGACTTCACCGCGGCCGCGCCCAAGCAGGTGCTGTTCACCGCGCTCGCGCTGGCGCTGTTCCTGGCCGTGCTGATCATGGTTCGCGACCACCGGACGCTGTCCCGGTACGGCTACACGGCGGGCCTGATCGGCATGGTCGCGCTGGCGCTGCCGGCGCTGCTGCCGAGTTCGCTGTCGGAGGTCAACGGCGCGAAGGTGTGGCTGAAGCTGCCCGGCCTCTCGATCCAGCCCGCCGAGTTCTCGAAGATCCTGCTGATGATCTTCTTCGCCTCGTTCCTGGTGGCCAAACGCGATTTGTTCATGATCGCCGGCCGCAAGGTGCTCGGCGTCGAGCTGCCACGCGCTCGTGACCTCGGCCCGCTGCTCATCGCCGCCGCGGTCTGTCTGCTGGTGCTGGTGTTCGAAAAGGACCTGGGCACCTCGTTGCTGATCTTCGGCATCGTGCTGGTGATGCTCTACGTCGCCACCGAGCGCGCGATCTGGGTGGTCACCGGGCTCGCCTTTTTCGTGGTCGGCTGCCTCATCGCCTACCAGCTGTTCACGCACGTCGAGCAGCGCGTGGCGAACTGGATCGACCCGCTCGCGACCTACTCGAACCAGGGCGGCGGATACCAGATCGCGCAGGGCCTGTTCGGGCTGGGCACCGGTGGCGTCGGCGGCACCGGCCTCGGCGCCGGGCGCCCGGACATCGTGCCGGAAGCCAACACCGACTTCATCACCGCCGGTCTGGGCGAGGAACTCGGGTTCATCGGGCTGGCCGCGATCCTGATGATCTACCTGCTGCTGGCCACCCGCGGCATGCGCAGCGCGCTGGCGGTCCGGGACACCTTCGGCAAGCTGCTCGGCTGCGGCCTGTCGTTCGCGATCGTCATGCAGGTGTTCGTGATCGTGGGCGGGGTGACGAAGCTGATCCCGATGACCGGTATCACGACGCCGTTCCTGTCCTACGGCGGTTCGTCGCTGCTGGCCAACTACATCCTGGTCGCCCTGCTGCTGCGCATCTCCGACGCGGCTCGGCGACCGGCGCAACGCGCCCGGCCCAAGCAGCCGCCGCAGCAGGCTCCGCTGGCCGAGGCGAACACCGTGATGGTCAACCGCCCGCCGGCCGGCGGGAACCAGGCAGGGGAACCCACGGCATGA
- a CDS encoding peptidoglycan D,D-transpeptidase FtsI family protein, producing MNKPMRRVGIAMITMVVLLLANITYIQVVKADQYRTDSRNQRVLLDQYSRQRGSIVSQFDGQVLADVTETDDKLRFLRRYANGPMYAPVTGYYSVRYGSGGLERAEDDILNGEDPRLLVRRLSDMITGRDPRGGNVQLTINPAVQSALYNSMTSKGYTGAAVAMNPKTGEILAMVSTPSYDPNALASHDGDDQQQAWSRFSDDPKNPMLNRAISETYPPGSTFKLLIAAAELENGATADTPVSNAPNVKLPGTNVTLENYGGEVCPGTTFKDALAHSCNVPFATFAGQLGADKLRQTAANFGLGAPLSIPMNVVPSSLGDLDSQAALYQSGIGQRDVRLTPLQDLMLSATIANGGMAMKPQLIKKLLAPDLSDLQSFSPQELTGTPALSPQNAAVLRDMMLASEANTKGGGKRGNIQIASKTGTAEHGTDPKATPPHAWYTAFAPAADPQIAVAVIVESGGNRGLEATGGTVAAEIGRAAINAQLGGG from the coding sequence ATGAACAAGCCCATGCGCCGCGTCGGCATCGCGATGATCACCATGGTGGTGCTGCTGCTCGCCAACATCACCTACATCCAGGTGGTGAAGGCCGACCAGTACCGGACCGACTCGCGCAACCAGCGGGTGCTGCTGGACCAGTACTCCCGACAGCGCGGCAGCATCGTGTCGCAGTTCGACGGCCAGGTGCTGGCCGACGTGACCGAGACGGACGACAAGCTGCGGTTCCTCCGCCGCTACGCCAACGGCCCGATGTACGCGCCGGTCACCGGCTACTACTCGGTGCGCTACGGCTCCGGTGGCCTGGAGCGGGCCGAGGACGACATCCTCAACGGCGAGGACCCGCGACTGCTCGTGCGCCGCCTGTCGGACATGATCACCGGGCGCGATCCGCGTGGCGGGAACGTCCAGCTGACCATCAACCCGGCGGTGCAGTCGGCCCTGTACAACTCGATGACGTCGAAGGGCTACACCGGCGCCGCGGTCGCGATGAACCCGAAGACGGGCGAGATCCTCGCGATGGTGTCCACGCCGTCCTACGACCCGAACGCACTCGCCTCGCACGACGGCGACGACCAGCAGCAGGCGTGGTCCCGGTTCAGCGACGACCCGAAGAACCCGATGCTGAACCGGGCGATCTCGGAGACCTACCCGCCGGGTTCGACGTTCAAGCTGCTGATCGCCGCGGCCGAGCTGGAGAACGGCGCCACCGCGGACACGCCGGTGAGCAACGCGCCGAACGTGAAGCTGCCGGGCACCAACGTCACGCTGGAGAACTACGGCGGCGAGGTCTGCCCCGGCACCACCTTCAAGGACGCGCTCGCCCACTCCTGCAACGTCCCGTTCGCGACCTTCGCGGGCCAGCTGGGAGCGGACAAGCTGCGCCAGACCGCGGCGAACTTCGGACTCGGCGCACCGCTGTCGATCCCGATGAACGTCGTGCCGTCCAGTCTGGGCGACCTGGACTCGCAGGCCGCGCTGTACCAGTCCGGCATCGGCCAGCGCGACGTGCGGCTGACGCCGCTGCAGGACCTGATGCTGTCCGCCACCATCGCCAACGGCGGGATGGCCATGAAACCGCAGCTGATCAAGAAGCTGCTCGCGCCGGACCTGTCCGACCTGCAGAGCTTCAGCCCGCAGGAGCTGACCGGCACGCCGGCGCTGTCGCCGCAGAACGCGGCCGTGCTGCGGGACATGATGCTCGCCTCCGAGGCCAACACCAAGGGCGGCGGCAAGCGCGGCAACATCCAGATCGCGTCCAAGACCGGGACCGCCGAGCACGGCACCGACCCGAAGGCGACCCCGCCGCACGCCTGGTACACCGCGTTCGCCCCGGCGGCCGACCCGCAGATCGCGGTCGCGGTGATCGTGGAGTCGGGCGGCAACCGCGGCCTGGAGGCCACCGGTGGCACGGTGGCGGCCGAGATCGGCCGCGCCGCGATCAACGCCCAGCTCGGGGGTGGGTAG
- a CDS encoding protein kinase domain-containing protein, which produces MLSTGQLLADRYRLVHRIAVGGMGEVWQASDTRLDRIVAVKVLKAELSQDAEFLHRFRTEARTTASLNHPGIAAVHDYGETVAGEHAIAYLVMEHVDGEPLAGILLREGRLAADRTLDILEQAGNALQAAHERGLVHRDIKPGNILVTPTGTVKITDFGIAKAADAAPVTRSGMVMGTAHYIAPEQALGHDAEPASDVYSLAVCGYECLAGHRPFLSENAVTVAMMHIRDLPPPLPPDVPPHARAVIEATLVKDPRQRYNSGGEFAAAIAAVRAGHALPTPRGLVQTYAPAAGPVAATGPVPQSAMQPLSPAGMPHPSGVLPMPVPPRRRVPIAVWVLLALLVAGIVVALLVFLPDWGGPDSGHAPVGTTDMVPGSRHFPPPEQTTYEA; this is translated from the coding sequence ATGCTGTCCACCGGTCAGCTACTGGCCGATCGCTACCGGCTCGTGCACCGCATCGCGGTGGGCGGCATGGGTGAGGTGTGGCAGGCCAGTGACACCCGGTTGGACCGCATCGTGGCGGTGAAGGTGCTCAAGGCCGAGCTGTCGCAGGACGCGGAGTTCCTGCACCGCTTCCGCACCGAGGCGCGGACGACCGCGTCCCTGAACCACCCGGGCATCGCGGCGGTGCACGACTACGGCGAAACGGTCGCGGGCGAGCACGCGATCGCGTACCTGGTGATGGAGCACGTCGACGGTGAACCGCTGGCCGGGATCCTGCTGCGTGAAGGCAGGCTGGCCGCCGACCGGACGCTGGACATCCTCGAACAGGCCGGCAACGCGTTGCAGGCCGCGCACGAGCGCGGGCTGGTCCACCGGGACATCAAGCCGGGCAACATCCTGGTCACCCCCACCGGCACGGTGAAGATCACCGACTTCGGCATCGCGAAGGCCGCCGACGCCGCGCCCGTCACCCGCTCCGGCATGGTGATGGGCACCGCCCACTACATCGCGCCGGAGCAGGCGCTCGGTCACGACGCGGAACCGGCGAGCGACGTGTACTCGCTGGCGGTGTGCGGGTACGAGTGCCTGGCCGGGCACCGCCCGTTCCTGTCCGAGAACGCGGTGACGGTCGCGATGATGCACATCCGCGACCTGCCGCCGCCACTGCCGCCGGATGTGCCGCCGCACGCACGCGCCGTCATCGAGGCGACCCTGGTCAAGGACCCGCGGCAGCGCTACAACAGCGGCGGCGAGTTCGCGGCCGCGATCGCCGCGGTGCGGGCCGGGCACGCGCTCCCGACGCCACGCGGCCTGGTGCAGACTTATGCTCCGGCCGCCGGGCCGGTGGCAGCGACCGGGCCGGTGCCGCAGTCGGCGATGCAGCCGCTCAGCCCAGCCGGGATGCCGCACCCGAGCGGGGTGCTGCCGATGCCGGTGCCACCGCGCAGGCGGGTGCCGATCGCCGTGTGGGTGCTGCTGGCCCTGCTGGTGGCCGGGATCGTGGTGGCGCTGCTGGTGTTCCTGCCCGACTGGGGAGGTCCCGACAGCGGCCACGCCCCGGTCGGCACGACCGACATGGTTCCCGGCTCGCGGCATTTCCCTCCCCCCGAACAGACGACTTACGAGGCATGA
- the pknB gene encoding Stk1 family PASTA domain-containing Ser/Thr kinase has protein sequence MTAPRMLSNRYELGDTLGYGGMSEVHHGTDIRLGREVAVKILRADLARDPQFQERFRREAQNAAALNHPAIVAVYDTGEAQTEYGPLPYIVMEYVRGRTLRDMVKTEGPLSQKRAMEVMADVCAALDFSHRHGIVHRDVKPANVMITDQGAVKVMDFGIARAMHDGQAAMTQTAAVIGTAQYLSPEQARGEGVDARSDVYAAGCVLFELVTGEPPFTGDSPVAVAYQHVREDPKAPSAVNPAVSPELDAIVLKALAKGPANRYQSAAEMRADLVRTLSGQRPSAPMVMTADERTQVLGGAPGHAADYDDDPAAAGEDAQRRKRRRIVAAVIFTLIGVGLLAFILWLNNAFDAKPDTEMIPDVRHQTQAQAESTLRSKGFSNFTTVDKPCVRQPNGTETCSADSIDTVISTDPAAGTRLAKDQVIKLYIGRRPANVAVPNLLGKTRDEAQALLNQAGLLLDPAVSEVDVDDANQYGKVLGQNPAANTQIPQGTTVAIKVGKTPNMVTITDYTGQQYSVAKAGLEALGFKVSKQEADSDQPQGQVLNQKPNGGQQREGSTVVLTVSNGSQQKITMPDLRGLTQNEAMQRLQQAGWDGDANYQADKNAGDDMAGKVTGTAPGPGTQIAKNQAITMFIGESDGGGNDSSSPSSSHGFPIPRN, from the coding sequence ATGACTGCACCCAGGATGCTGTCCAACCGCTACGAACTGGGCGACACGCTCGGTTACGGCGGCATGTCCGAGGTCCACCACGGCACGGACATCCGGCTGGGCCGCGAGGTCGCCGTGAAGATCCTGCGTGCCGACCTCGCCCGGGACCCGCAGTTCCAGGAGCGGTTCCGCCGTGAGGCGCAGAACGCGGCGGCGCTGAACCACCCGGCGATCGTCGCCGTGTACGACACCGGTGAGGCGCAGACCGAGTACGGCCCGCTGCCGTACATCGTGATGGAGTACGTGCGCGGCCGGACGCTGCGGGACATGGTCAAGACCGAGGGGCCGCTGTCGCAGAAGCGCGCCATGGAGGTCATGGCGGACGTCTGCGCCGCGCTGGATTTCTCGCACCGGCACGGGATCGTGCACCGGGACGTGAAGCCGGCGAACGTGATGATCACCGACCAGGGCGCGGTCAAGGTGATGGACTTCGGCATCGCGCGCGCGATGCACGACGGCCAGGCCGCGATGACGCAGACCGCCGCGGTGATCGGCACCGCGCAGTACCTGTCGCCGGAGCAGGCGCGCGGTGAGGGTGTGGACGCGCGCAGTGACGTGTACGCCGCCGGCTGCGTGCTGTTCGAGCTGGTCACCGGCGAGCCGCCGTTCACCGGTGATTCACCGGTCGCGGTCGCCTACCAGCACGTGCGGGAGGACCCGAAGGCGCCGTCGGCGGTCAACCCGGCGGTGTCGCCGGAGCTGGACGCGATCGTGCTGAAAGCGCTCGCGAAGGGCCCGGCGAACCGGTACCAGTCGGCCGCCGAGATGCGCGCGGACCTGGTCCGGACGCTGTCCGGGCAGCGTCCGTCCGCACCGATGGTGATGACCGCGGACGAGCGCACCCAGGTGCTCGGCGGGGCGCCCGGGCACGCCGCCGATTACGACGACGACCCGGCCGCTGCCGGGGAGGACGCGCAGCGCCGCAAGCGCCGCCGGATCGTCGCGGCCGTGATCTTCACCCTGATCGGCGTCGGGCTGCTCGCGTTCATCCTGTGGCTGAACAACGCCTTCGACGCCAAGCCGGACACCGAGATGATCCCCGACGTCCGGCACCAGACCCAGGCACAGGCCGAGTCGACGCTTCGCAGCAAGGGGTTCAGCAACTTCACGACGGTGGACAAGCCGTGCGTGCGCCAGCCCAACGGGACCGAGACGTGCTCGGCCGACTCCATCGACACGGTGATCAGCACGGATCCGGCCGCGGGGACGAGGCTCGCGAAAGACCAGGTGATCAAGCTCTACATCGGCCGCCGTCCGGCCAACGTCGCGGTGCCGAACCTGCTGGGCAAGACCCGCGACGAGGCCCAGGCGCTGCTCAACCAGGCCGGGTTGCTGCTCGACCCGGCCGTGTCGGAGGTCGACGTCGACGACGCGAACCAGTACGGCAAGGTGCTGGGCCAGAACCCGGCCGCGAACACCCAGATCCCGCAGGGCACCACGGTGGCGATCAAGGTCGGCAAGACGCCGAACATGGTCACGATCACCGACTACACCGGCCAGCAGTACAGCGTCGCCAAGGCCGGCCTGGAGGCCCTCGGGTTCAAGGTGAGCAAGCAGGAGGCCGACTCGGACCAGCCGCAGGGCCAGGTCCTCAACCAGAAGCCGAACGGCGGCCAGCAGCGGGAGGGCTCGACCGTCGTCCTGACCGTGTCGAACGGGTCGCAGCAGAAGATCACGATGCCGGACCTGCGCGGCCTGACCCAGAACGAGGCGATGCAGCGGTTGCAGCAGGCCGGCTGGGACGGCGACGCGAACTACCAGGCCGACAAGAACGCCGGTGACGACATGGCCGGCAAGGTCACCGGCACGGCGCCGGGACCGGGCACCCAGATCGCGAAGAACCAGGCGATCACGATGTTCATCGGCGAATCCGACGGCGGCGGGAACGACAGTTCCTCGCCGAGCAGCTCGCACGGGTTCCCCATACCCCGCAACTGA
- a CDS encoding ATP-binding cassette domain-containing protein codes for MIRLLGVGKRYGDAAVLTGVDLEIRPGTVVGIVGTNGSGKSTLLRILAGLSRPSSGTVVGSPRVGYVPDRFPASTRMSALAYLRHLGRISGRPEVDPQVLLGRLALAGGPRTPLRQLSKGNAQKVGLAQALLTGPDLLVLDEPWSGLDPDAHDVLAEIMAETSARGASVVFTEHRDERAHAHAGEVYRLTAGVLRSASPSSVVVLRGAGELDLPGVLATGRDGDRVELTVAAERTDEVLLAALGRGWSVVRVDTPAVRS; via the coding sequence GTGATCCGGCTGCTGGGGGTCGGCAAGCGCTACGGTGACGCTGCCGTGCTGACCGGGGTGGACCTCGAGATCCGCCCCGGAACGGTGGTCGGGATCGTCGGGACGAACGGCTCCGGGAAGTCCACGCTGCTGCGGATCCTCGCCGGGCTGTCCCGGCCCTCCAGCGGCACCGTCGTGGGCAGCCCGCGCGTCGGGTACGTGCCCGACCGGTTCCCGGCCTCGACACGCATGAGCGCGCTCGCCTACCTGCGTCACCTCGGCCGGATCTCCGGCCGGCCGGAGGTGGACCCGCAGGTGCTGCTCGGCCGGCTCGCCCTGGCCGGCGGCCCGCGGACCCCGCTGCGGCAGTTGTCGAAGGGCAACGCCCAGAAGGTCGGGCTGGCCCAGGCCCTGCTCACCGGGCCGGACCTGCTCGTGCTCGACGAACCGTGGTCCGGGCTCGACCCGGACGCCCACGACGTGCTGGCGGAGATCATGGCGGAGACCAGCGCACGCGGCGCGAGCGTGGTGTTCACCGAGCACCGCGACGAGCGCGCGCACGCCCACGCCGGTGAGGTGTACCGGCTGACCGCGGGGGTGCTGCGCAGCGCCTCGCCGAGTTCGGTGGTCGTGCTGCGCGGGGCCGGTGAGCTCGACCTCCCGGGGGTGCTCGCGACGGGACGGGACGGCGACCGCGTCGAACTGACCGTGGCGGCCGAACGAACCGACGAGGTGCTGCTGGCCGCGCTGGGCCGCGGCTGGTCCGTGGTGCGCGTCGACACCCCGGCGGTGCGGTCGTGA
- a CDS encoding aminodeoxychorismate/anthranilate synthase component II, whose translation MRVLVVDNYDSFVYNLVQYLAQLGGECAVWRNDAVDLERVPEFDGVLVSPGPGTPERAGASIDVVRRCADTHTPMLGVCLGHQAIGVAWGATVDRAPELLHGKTSEVHHQGAGVLAGLPDPFTATRYHSLTVLPETIPDSFEVTARTESGVVMGMRHRELPVEGVQFHPESVLTQGGHRMLANWMASAGHPVQPFVVDALEREVAALQKAAVA comes from the coding sequence ATGCGCGTTCTCGTCGTCGACAACTACGACAGCTTCGTCTACAACCTGGTCCAGTACCTGGCCCAGCTCGGCGGCGAATGCGCTGTCTGGCGCAACGACGCCGTCGACCTCGAGCGCGTGCCCGAGTTCGACGGGGTGCTCGTCTCGCCCGGCCCGGGCACCCCGGAGCGGGCCGGCGCGAGCATCGACGTGGTGCGCCGGTGTGCGGACACTCACACCCCGATGCTCGGCGTGTGCCTCGGCCACCAGGCGATCGGGGTCGCGTGGGGCGCGACCGTCGACCGGGCGCCCGAGCTGCTGCACGGCAAGACCAGCGAGGTGCACCACCAGGGCGCCGGGGTGCTGGCCGGCCTGCCCGACCCGTTCACCGCGACCCGCTACCACTCGCTGACCGTGCTGCCGGAGACGATCCCGGACTCCTTCGAGGTCACCGCGCGCACCGAGTCCGGTGTGGTGATGGGCATGCGGCACCGCGAGCTGCCGGTCGAGGGCGTGCAGTTCCACCCCGAATCGGTGCTCACCCAGGGCGGGCACCGGATGCTGGCGAACTGGATGGCCTCAGCCGGGCACCCCGTCCAGCCGTTCGTGGTCGATGCGCTGGAGCGCGAGGTCGCGGCGTTGCAGAAGGCCGCGGTGGCGTGA